Genomic window (Culex pipiens pallens isolate TS chromosome 3, TS_CPP_V2, whole genome shotgun sequence):
tgctctgattgaatatgattgaccgccatcttggcagaaaaaatgaaaaatcataaatttgatgaaaacacacaattaTGATGAATTTGTGACATCGTTAGCATAGCCACAGAAGTTCAAacataatttgaacattttttgcaaagatttgcaatacaatattttttaacattaaaaactatgattacaaaataatggtttttgatgaagcgagttgatttttttggctctatctcccctacaatcatcaataaaattttaaccgcagctgaatttgagtcACCAATTTCGAGAAATAaggtttgaaattatttcaattacctccaatatctatcatatcatcatcaccatttttgacaaccatctccataatttcaaacgcatgaagacgtatgaaatgtcattttcccTAACTCCTAacaaggttttaacaaaggctttatcaaggctttaaggaggttgttaggatttcgttgtaaagccttgaactcctatgtgggttttataaataggccgtaacaaccttttgcggaggtccttttgggttttaagtgaggtttatcggggttctggggaggctgttacgacttggtggttttaatgttggttttggctgataggttttatagcggttgtgacagctttgataaagcttaaaatgttacttggggggTTAAGTGTACCTACATAAAAATTGTAAGAATAGTTCAAGTTAAACAATGTAAATAGGCCAAAtctgaagtgtaaacaaagagtctgtcctgTTTTTTCTAATGTACACATCCACTGACGTAAGCAGGACAGACTGTTTACACTTCAGCTTccgcccatttacattgttttgcttgaagtgTTCACCTCTACCATCTTGGTCCCAAACTACGCGCCGCCCATCAGCCGCCGCCGCCcgccgtcatcgtcgtcgccgccgCACTGACCTGACAGTTGCGAGTCAAAATGGCAGTGCAAGGTTGAAAAATTTGCTTCGCGAGTCCTCCGTCGTCAACAAAAGTGGTCGCGGAAAAAAGGTGCAAATCGGTGCGTATCGGCGGCCAACCCGTGTCCAGCGTGTGCCAGGTACATCCGGGAACCGAACGGTGGGCCACTCGCGGTGGGGGCCGTCCTCCGGGGTGCGGAATTTGCGCAGGAAAAAACACCGCGTCCctggcgacgacgacggcgaagtAGGggccacagcaaaaaaaaaaaaaaaaagcaaagtaaaaAGACACCCCAGGACAAGGCTTGAGAGTGAAGGTGGCGAACGGTGATGGTTGCTGCGACTAGAGCCTAATTTGCGGGCGGCGACAAATTTGTCTGCGAGACGGAATGGGCTAGACCGTCATCACAGTAGACGCCGCGGTTGGTAGAAGTAAAACGTCAAGAAAGTCAATCTTGAAAGTGGACCACATTGGCTGGATCCAGATTTCTTAGGTTCGGCTAGGAAATTGTCAAGGTGGTGGGTAGCTTCCGCTGGTTTTTtcttctccaaatttctttgtTACGAGAGGGAGGCCACTGTACAGGCCGGAAAATGTTATGTTTTAGTTTTGTAAATCTTTGAGAGAATTTGCTTAGGTTTCTGTGTTGCACTTATTGGCTTTtccattaattttgttttgttcagaaaatttataaaataaatacggAAGATACAAATGGATCATGAAAGATTTTAATAAGGACAACACAATTTCTAAGTTCTGggaatcaattgaaaatttaataaacttaGCTATACATTCAAGAAATTTAGATAAACGTACCCGATGAGATATTGATTAAATGATCTGGAAACCCTGTCGCAAGATAGAGCTACTTAAGTAGGATTTATCCAATGTTTTATGGTCggatgatgtactttttgggtAAAAATGGGTTCTGCTATTGTTTCGTTGGTTTTTAATTGGTGAAAACATCGCAACAGCCAACTTTGGGTTACTCTGTGGCATAGACCTAGGCATGAAAAGGACACCAATTGAACGAGCTaaaaccccgcaacttcgatgttgtagcACTGCAGGAGATGCGCTGGAAGGGAGCGAAGATGTGGGAGGCTGATGCTTTGGAGGTCACCATGTACCAGAGCAAGCTGGGAACCGGCTTCATAGTGTTGGGCAAGATGCGGAGTCGTGTGATAGATTGGGAGCCGATCGACGACCGAATGTGTAGGTTGAGGATtaaaggccgtttcttcaactatcTCATCTTCAACGTACATTGCCCACACGAGGAATCATCCGATGCCGTGAAGGAAACGTTCTACGCGAAGCTGGAGCAGAAGTTCGGCAGCTGCCTGCAGAGGGACGTCAAGATCGTCATCGGAGATATGAACGCCCGCATAGGAAGGGAGGAGATGTACAAGCCGGTGATAGGGCCGAACAGCCTGCACACCGTCACGAACGACAACGACCAGCGCTGCATCTACTTCGCAGCCTCCCGCGGTATGGTGGTACGGAGCACATTCTTCCCCCGGAAAGACATCCACAAAGTCACCTGGACATCGCCTAACcaacgaacaaaaacacaaatcgaccacgtcctcaccgacggccgattcttctcggacataCGGAACATCCGCACGTACCGCGGTGCGGACTCCCACTCGAACCACTACTTGGTTGGTGCAAGCATGCACTCAAAACTGTCGACGACGGAGCCGGCTCCCACCGCCGTTCAACACCGAGCGGCTGCGGCTCAGCACTACGTACATCAGCTGGAGGCGAGCCGCCAACGGAGAAGGAACTTGGCGCTGCCTCGCTCAACGTTGGATGGAGCAGCATACGGTCGGCCATAGGCAGTAGGTAGTCCGGTCCGAGTCGGAAAACAGCGCTGGTTCGACGTGAAGAACACAGCTTATGCGGTGAAGCTGATAGCCGCAACCGATGAGAACTAGCCAAGGCTATGCACCGCAAGCCAACATCTGTCGAGACGCTAGCGGGACCTTCTCATGGACGAAATGTTGGATAggtggcagcagttcttcaacgaCAACATTGACATAAATCCGAGAGACAGTGGAAAGGGTGTACGCCGACTTGAAGACACAAGCAGGACGAATTGGACaggccatgaatacgacgaaaacgaagtacatgagaggaagTGGCTCAAATGACATTGGTCTCTCGAGACTGTGGGCTGTGGGTACACTGACACTGATTAGGCCGGTGTTCCGCTATGGTCACGAGAGCTGGACGCTGCGCTAAGAAGACGAACGAAAGGGTCCTGAAAGAAATTACGAAAGTTAAATGGTGTCTGGTAGCTACACTAGATACACAATAAGTTTGTATTCTTTGCTCCCAAAAGATTAGACAAACAGCAATGAGAGTGACGCCACGGTTCCCGGATTATAAACATTCAAGACCTTTACAATAAAGCCCAATCGCGACAGTTAATCGTAATAATTTGTCTATACTCATTGTAGAATTCAACGTTTACTACTGTTAACAAGTTTAGCTGGGCTCAAACAAAACCGCGCAACCTTCTAGAAAGAAAAGGGACTCGCGCTCGCGCCAGCATGGAGGAAGACGGCGAGTACGCGGACGGCGAAATCGTGTGGGTGAAGCTCAGCTATTGCTGGTGGCCTGGCGAGGTGCTGGCCGGTAGCCGCCTCACCGATGAGTTTCTCAGCACGCTCAAGCGGCGCCCGCTGGCCGTCGTCAAGTTCTTCGACGAGGATTCCTAGTGAGTTGACTCGCAGTGGGATGTTTCAGGGTAAAGTACTTACTTGCGTTGTTTTCGTTGCAGCGAGTATGTGAAAAATACCAACTTTATCTACAAGTATAACTGCAGCAGGAAGCACGAGTTCTTGAGAAAAGGATTGGGTAAGTCTGAGCATTATCGTCTCTTTCAATATGGATCCTAATCGAGTCTTCTTGCAGAGCAATACCGCGCAAAGAACAAACACATGGTCAAGTTTCCGGCGGACGTGATGCAGGCGGAACGCGCCACCGGCGGCGATCCGAACATTGTCA
Coding sequences:
- the LOC120413035 gene encoding craniofacial development protein 2-like — its product is MWEADALEVTMYQSKLGTGFIVLGKMRSRVIDWEPIDDRMCRLRIKGRFFNYLIFNVHCPHEESSDAVKETFYAKLEQKFGSCLQRDVKIVIGDMNARIGREEMYKPVIGPNSLHTVTNDNDQRCIYFAASRD